In Gimesia benthica, a single window of DNA contains:
- a CDS encoding heavy metal-responsive transcriptional regulator: MKLLTIGKVAEQAGVGIETVRFYEREGLLEKPTRSASGYRQFNVDVVKRLTFISRAKELGFTLKEIKELLSLRVDSEICCEDVKAKVDVKIADIESKIATLHKIKKALVRLSTACGKRKQTAECAILEALDGRKSTLTRKE, translated from the coding sequence ATGAAACTACTAACAATCGGAAAGGTAGCCGAGCAGGCTGGAGTCGGTATTGAAACCGTTAGATTCTACGAGCGCGAAGGCTTGTTAGAGAAACCAACCCGCTCTGCATCGGGTTACCGACAGTTCAATGTTGATGTTGTCAAACGACTCACGTTTATTAGCCGGGCCAAGGAACTTGGATTTACGTTGAAAGAAATCAAGGAACTCCTATCGTTGCGAGTGGATTCAGAAATCTGTTGTGAGGATGTAAAGGCCAAAGTTGACGTGAAGATAGCCGACATCGAAAGCAAAATTGCTACTCTCCACAAGATCAAGAAAGCCCTGGTTCGACTTTCCACGGCGTGTGGAAAGAGAAAGCAGACAGCCGAATGCGCCATTTTAGAAGCACTTGACGGTAGAAAGTCAACACTAACTCGAAAAGAATGA
- a CDS encoding putative iron-sulfur cluster-binding metallochaperone, whose protein sequence is MELTMSRTATCPECGGKSKGVKPLTLRALLKNEFVSNVDDVEYKFCNATGCSVVYFADSQTFTKDQLKVPVGVKETRGARPLCYCFGYSIATIKKELETKGRSDALDDIRKKMNNPGCRCKTENPAGACCLGSVTKGIAIATSELDKSSSKSNRADTITKVGTILSAIMASSCCWLPLLLILFGFSGAGIAGVLESYRPVFSTLTIGFLTAAFYFTYWPKQTVTGGAYCITDCCSNSGTSKRNRFNMMSMNKIMLWAVTVVAVVFMLFPNYIGFILARRESDEVITSSNPLIKTTFVAIEGMHCEGCAAIAEKSIMDVPGVLAVKVDYTGKYANIATESCCSFPNEDILNAIQTAGYTGKIPKAVENN, encoded by the coding sequence ATGGAACTCACTATGTCCAGGACAGCCACTTGCCCAGAATGTGGCGGCAAAAGCAAAGGAGTAAAACCACTCACACTTAGGGCGTTGCTCAAGAATGAATTCGTGAGCAACGTTGATGACGTGGAATACAAATTTTGTAATGCCACTGGGTGCAGTGTCGTTTATTTCGCCGACAGCCAGACTTTCACAAAAGATCAGCTCAAAGTACCAGTGGGAGTGAAAGAGACGCGCGGCGCACGGCCTTTGTGCTACTGCTTTGGATATTCTATAGCCACGATCAAAAAGGAACTTGAAACAAAAGGCCGGTCGGATGCTCTAGACGACATTCGGAAGAAGATGAATAATCCTGGTTGCCGATGTAAAACCGAGAATCCAGCGGGCGCATGCTGTCTTGGCAGTGTTACTAAAGGTATCGCCATTGCCACATCAGAATTAGACAAATCATCCAGCAAGTCGAATAGAGCGGATACCATAACAAAAGTAGGAACGATCCTATCTGCGATTATGGCATCCAGTTGTTGTTGGTTGCCTTTGCTATTGATTTTGTTCGGTTTTTCAGGTGCGGGGATTGCTGGCGTTTTAGAATCATACCGGCCAGTATTCAGCACTTTAACAATCGGTTTTTTGACGGCAGCATTTTATTTTACTTACTGGCCCAAGCAGACGGTCACGGGTGGCGCCTATTGTATCACCGATTGTTGCTCTAACTCCGGCACCTCGAAACGTAATCGATTTAATATGATGTCCATGAACAAAATCATGTTGTGGGCCGTGACGGTTGTTGCCGTTGTGTTTATGTTGTTCCCAAATTACATAGGTTTCATCTTGGCCAGGAGAGAAAGCGACGAGGTAATCACATCAAGTAACCCACTCATCAAAACGACCTTCGTAGCCATCGAAGGAATGCACTGCGAAGGTTGTGCTGCGATTGCTGAGAAGTCGATTATGGATGTGCCGGGAGTGTTAGCAGTAAAAGTGGACTATACCGGGAAATATGCAAACATCGCTACAGAATCATGCTGTAGTTTTCCAAATGAAGACATCCTGAATGCAATACAAACCGCCGGTTATACCGGCAAAATTCC